One genomic window of Pseudomonas chlororaphis subsp. piscium includes the following:
- the mutS gene encoding DNA mismatch repair protein MutS: MNKALTDLSSHTPMMQQYWRLKNQHPDQLMFYRMGDFYEIFYEDAKKAAKLLDITLTARGQSAGQAIPMCGIPYHAAEGYLAKLVKLGESVVICEQVGDPATSKGPVERQVVRIITPGTVSDEALLDERRDNLIAAVLGDERLFGLAVLDITSGNFTVLEIKGWENLLAELERINPVELLIPDDWPQGLPAEKRRGVRRRAPWDFERDSAHKSLCQQFSTQDLKGFGCENLTLAIGAAGCLLGYAKETQRTALPHLRSLRHERLDDTVVLDGASRRNLELDTNLAGGRDNTLQSVVDRCQTAMGSRLLTRWLNRPLRDLKVLQARQTSIGCLLDGYRFERLQPQLKEIGDIERILARIGLRNARPRDLARLRDALAALPELQVAMTELEAEHLSQLAVTTSTYPELAALLEKAIIDNPPAVIRDGGVLKTGYDSELDELQSLSENAGQFLIDLEAREKARTGLANLKVGYNRIHGYFIELPSKQAEQAPADYIRRQTLKGAERFITPELKAFEDKALSAKSRALAREKMLYEALLETLIGHLPPLQDTAGALAELDVLSNLAERALNLDLNCPRFVSEPCMRITQGRHPVVEQVLTTPFVANDLSLDDQTRMLVITGPNMGGKSTYMRQTALIVLLAHIGSFVPAASCELSLVDRIFTRIGSSDDLAGGRSTFMVEMSETANILHNATERSLVLMDEVGRGTSTFDGLSLAWAAAERLAQLRAYTLFATHYFELTVLPESEPLVANVHLNATEHNERIVFLHHVLPGPASQSYGLAVAQLAGVPSDVIVRAREHLSRLETTSLPHEAQSPVSGKASVPQQSDMFASLPHPVLDDLAKLDLDDMTPRKALEMLYTLKTRI; the protein is encoded by the coding sequence ATGAATAAAGCGCTCACCGATCTGTCCTCCCACACGCCGATGATGCAGCAGTACTGGCGCCTCAAGAACCAGCACCCTGACCAGCTGATGTTCTATCGCATGGGCGACTTCTACGAAATCTTCTATGAAGACGCAAAGAAGGCCGCCAAGTTGCTGGACATCACCCTGACCGCGCGCGGGCAGTCGGCTGGCCAGGCGATTCCGATGTGCGGGATTCCTTATCACGCCGCCGAAGGTTACCTGGCCAAGCTGGTGAAGCTGGGTGAGTCGGTGGTGATCTGTGAACAGGTCGGTGACCCGGCCACCAGCAAGGGCCCGGTGGAGCGCCAGGTGGTGCGGATCATCACCCCGGGGACAGTCAGCGACGAGGCCCTGCTCGACGAGCGCCGGGATAACCTGATCGCGGCGGTGCTGGGCGACGAGCGTCTGTTCGGCCTCGCGGTGCTGGATATCACCAGCGGCAACTTCACCGTCCTGGAAATCAAGGGCTGGGAAAACCTGCTGGCCGAGCTGGAACGCATCAACCCTGTGGAACTGTTGATCCCGGATGACTGGCCACAAGGACTGCCGGCGGAAAAACGCCGTGGCGTGCGCCGTCGCGCGCCTTGGGACTTCGAGCGCGACTCGGCCCACAAGAGCCTGTGCCAGCAGTTCTCCACCCAGGACCTCAAGGGCTTCGGCTGCGAGAACCTGACCCTGGCCATCGGCGCCGCGGGCTGCCTGCTGGGCTATGCCAAGGAAACCCAGCGCACCGCCCTGCCTCACCTGCGCAGCCTGCGCCACGAACGCCTGGACGACACCGTGGTGCTCGACGGCGCCAGCCGGCGCAACCTGGAGCTGGACACCAACCTCGCCGGCGGTCGTGATAACACCCTGCAATCGGTGGTCGACCGTTGCCAGACCGCCATGGGCAGCCGCCTGCTGACCCGCTGGCTGAACCGCCCGCTGCGTGACTTGAAGGTCCTGCAGGCGCGGCAGACCTCGATCGGTTGCCTGCTGGACGGTTACCGCTTCGAAAGGCTGCAACCGCAGCTCAAGGAAATCGGCGACATCGAGCGGATCCTCGCCCGTATCGGCCTGCGCAACGCCCGTCCCCGCGACCTGGCGCGCCTGCGCGATGCCCTGGCGGCGCTGCCGGAACTGCAAGTGGCGATGACCGAGCTCGAAGCCGAGCACCTGAGCCAACTGGCCGTGACCACCAGCACCTACCCGGAACTGGCCGCGTTGCTGGAAAAAGCCATCATCGACAACCCGCCGGCGGTGATCCGCGACGGCGGCGTGCTGAAGACCGGCTACGACTCCGAGCTGGACGAACTGCAATCGCTGAGCGAAAACGCCGGCCAGTTCCTCATCGACCTGGAAGCCCGGGAAAAGGCCCGTACCGGCCTGGCCAACCTGAAAGTCGGCTACAACCGGATTCACGGCTACTTCATCGAACTGCCAAGCAAACAGGCGGAACAGGCCCCGGCGGACTACATCCGGCGCCAGACCCTCAAAGGCGCCGAACGCTTTATCACCCCGGAGCTCAAGGCTTTCGAGGATAAGGCGCTGTCCGCCAAGAGCCGCGCGCTGGCTCGCGAGAAGATGCTCTACGAAGCCTTGCTGGAAACCCTGATCGGTCACCTGCCGCCCCTGCAGGACACCGCCGGTGCCCTGGCCGAGCTGGACGTGCTGAGCAACCTGGCCGAGCGAGCGCTGAATCTCGACCTCAATTGCCCGCGTTTCGTCAGCGAGCCCTGCATGCGCATCACCCAGGGCCGCCACCCGGTGGTCGAGCAGGTCCTGACCACGCCGTTCGTGGCCAACGACCTGAGCCTGGACGATCAAACCCGGATGCTGGTGATCACTGGCCCGAACATGGGGGGTAAATCCACTTATATGCGGCAAACCGCACTGATCGTGCTGCTGGCCCATATCGGCAGCTTCGTGCCGGCGGCGAGCTGCGAGCTGTCGCTGGTGGATCGGATCTTTACCCGGATCGGCTCCAGTGATGACCTGGCCGGTGGTCGTTCCACCTTCATGGTGGAAATGAGCGAAACCGCCAACATCCTGCATAACGCCACCGAGCGCAGCCTGGTGCTGATGGACGAAGTGGGTCGCGGCACCAGTACCTTCGATGGTCTGTCCCTGGCCTGGGCTGCGGCAGAACGTCTCGCCCAGCTGCGGGCGTACACCCTGTTCGCCACCCACTACTTCGAGCTCACCGTCCTGCCGGAAAGCGAACCTCTGGTCGCCAACGTGCACCTCAACGCCACCGAGCACAACGAACGCATCGTGTTCCTGCACCATGTGCTGCCAGGTCCTGCCAGCCAGAGCTATGGCCTGGCCGTGGCCCAGCTGGCGGGGGTTCCGAGCGATGTGATCGTCCGTGCCCGCGAGCACCTGAGTCGCCTGGAGACCACCAGCCTGCCCCATGAAGCGCAGTCTCCGGTATCGGGCAAGGCTTCAGTCCCGCAGCAAAGCGACATGTTCGCCAGCCTGCCGCACCCGGTCCTCGATGACCTGGCCAAGCTCGATCTGGATGACATGACCCCGCGCAAGGCACTGGAAATGCTCTATACATTGAAGACACGCATCTAA
- a CDS encoding peptidoglycan DD-metalloendopeptidase family protein, with product MSLTVIAQRMGTTSFQRLVIGLVLSSLLVGCSSNKSSSARVVDRTSAVPQRPTVTTGQYTVRRGDTLFSIAFRYGWDYKALAARNNIAEPYTIHPGQTIRFDGRSGSAPTAVVTKSASSASSSSKTTVIRRPAGAAPTIASQPAPAPLPPAGPAPKGWGWPANGILIGKFSSNGSLNKGIDIAGDLGQPVLAASDGTVVYAGSGLRGYGELVIIKHSDTYVSAYGHNRRLLVREGQQVKVGQTIAEMGSTGTDRVKLHFEIRRQGKPVDPLQFLPRR from the coding sequence GTGAGTCTCACAGTCATTGCGCAGCGTATGGGTACAACAAGCTTTCAGCGACTGGTGATTGGCCTTGTCTTGAGTTCTCTGTTGGTCGGGTGTTCGAGCAATAAGTCGAGCAGCGCCCGGGTCGTCGATCGTACGAGTGCGGTACCGCAGCGCCCGACGGTGACCACCGGGCAATACACGGTTCGTCGCGGCGACACCCTGTTCTCGATCGCCTTTCGTTATGGCTGGGACTACAAGGCCCTGGCCGCGCGCAACAATATTGCCGAGCCGTACACCATTCACCCGGGGCAGACCATCCGCTTCGACGGTCGCTCGGGTTCGGCACCGACAGCGGTGGTTACAAAGTCGGCTTCCAGTGCATCTTCTTCAAGTAAAACCACGGTAATTCGTCGTCCGGCAGGGGCCGCGCCAACGATTGCGAGCCAGCCCGCGCCGGCTCCATTACCGCCTGCAGGCCCCGCGCCAAAGGGCTGGGGCTGGCCTGCGAACGGTATTCTGATTGGAAAATTCTCTTCAAACGGTAGTTTGAATAAAGGCATTGATATCGCCGGGGATTTGGGACAGCCTGTTTTAGCTGCGTCTGATGGGACGGTGGTTTACGCCGGGAGTGGCTTAAGGGGCTACGGCGAACTGGTCATCATCAAACACAGCGATACCTACGTCAGTGCTTACGGCCACAACCGTAGGCTGTTGGTTCGGGAGGGGCAGCAGGTCAAAGTCGGACAGACAATTGCCGAAATGGGATCAACTGGTACAGACCGGGTGAAACTGCACTTTGAGATTCGCCGACAAGGTAAACCTGTGGATCCGCTGCAATTCCTGCCACGTCGTTGA
- a CDS encoding LexA family transcriptional regulator, protein MRVMQKRNVSTVLRELLDRDGISPTELHRRTGVPQSTLSRILSGKIVDPSDKHISRIAEYFQVSTDQLRGRAAVASVRSADPHSELKDISLWDDDTPVDDDEVSVPFLREVELAAGSGRFVIEESERSSLRFGKRSLRHNGVQFDQAKCVTVRGNSMLPVLRDGATVGVNAGKCGIGDIIDGDLYAINHNGQLRVKQLYRLPSGIRLRSFNRDEHPDEDYSFQEMQEEQIVILGHVFWWGMYAR, encoded by the coding sequence ATGCGCGTTATGCAAAAGCGCAACGTTTCTACCGTCTTAAGAGAGCTGCTCGATCGCGATGGCATTTCCCCCACGGAACTCCATCGGCGTACCGGCGTGCCTCAATCCACCCTTTCGCGGATCCTCAGCGGCAAGATTGTCGATCCTTCGGACAAACACATCTCGCGGATCGCCGAGTACTTCCAGGTGAGCACCGATCAACTGCGCGGGCGCGCGGCTGTCGCCTCTGTCCGGTCGGCCGATCCGCATTCGGAACTCAAGGACATAAGTCTGTGGGACGACGATACCCCCGTCGATGACGACGAGGTGTCGGTCCCCTTTCTTCGCGAGGTTGAATTGGCTGCGGGATCAGGAAGATTCGTCATCGAGGAAAGCGAGCGCTCCAGTCTGCGCTTCGGCAAGCGCAGCCTGCGGCATAATGGCGTGCAGTTCGACCAGGCCAAATGCGTGACGGTACGCGGCAACAGCATGTTGCCGGTGCTGCGTGACGGCGCCACGGTGGGGGTCAATGCCGGCAAGTGCGGTATCGGCGACATCATCGACGGCGACCTGTATGCCATCAACCACAACGGCCAGCTGCGAGTGAAGCAGCTCTATCGCCTGCCTTCCGGTATTCGCCTGCGCAGCTTCAACCGCGACGAACACCCGGATGAGGACTACAGCTTCCAGGAAATGCAGGAAGAGCAGATCGTCATCCTCGGTCACGTCTTCTGGTGGGGCATGTACGCCCGTTAA
- the fdxA gene encoding ferredoxin FdxA — MTFVVTDNCIKCKYTDCVEVCPVDCFYEGPNFLVIHPDECIDCALCEPECPAVAIFSEDEVPEEMQEFIQLNVELAEIWPNITEKKDSLPDAEEWDGVKGKIKDLER; from the coding sequence ATGACCTTCGTCGTCACCGACAACTGCATCAAGTGCAAGTACACCGACTGCGTAGAAGTCTGTCCGGTGGACTGCTTTTACGAAGGCCCGAACTTCCTGGTGATTCACCCGGATGAGTGCATTGACTGCGCGCTGTGCGAGCCTGAATGCCCCGCTGTAGCGATCTTCTCCGAGGACGAAGTTCCGGAAGAGATGCAGGAATTCATTCAGTTGAACGTTGAGCTGGCCGAGATCTGGCCCAATATCACTGAAAAGAAAGATTCCCTGCCCGATGCCGAAGAGTGGGATGGCGTCAAAGGCAAGATCAAAGATCTCGAACGCTGA
- the rpoS gene encoding RNA polymerase sigma factor RpoS, whose protein sequence is MALSKEVPEFDIDDEVLLMETDIATDSMSNEGSAVPSVRAKSKHSASLKQHKYIDYTRALDATQLYLNEIGFSPLLSPEEEVHFARLSQSGDPAGRKRMIESNLRLVVKIARRYVNRGLSLLDLIEEGNLGLIRAVEKFDPERGFRFSTYATWWIRQTIERAIMNQTRTIRLPIHVVKELNVYLRAARELTQKLDHEPSPEEIANLLEKPVGEVKRMLGLNERVSSVDVSLGPDSDKTLLDTLTDDRPTDPCELLQDDDLSQSIDQWLSELTDKQREVVVRRFGLRGHESSTLEDVGLEIGLTRERVRQIQVEGLKRLREILEKNGLSSESLFQ, encoded by the coding sequence ATGGCTCTCAGTAAAGAAGTGCCGGAGTTTGACATCGACGATGAAGTTCTCCTTATGGAGACGGATATCGCCACTGATTCGATGTCGAATGAGGGATCTGCTGTACCTTCAGTTCGTGCCAAATCCAAACACTCCGCTTCACTGAAACAACACAAGTACATTGATTACACGCGAGCGCTCGACGCAACGCAGCTGTACCTCAATGAAATCGGCTTTTCCCCATTGCTCTCTCCGGAAGAAGAAGTTCATTTTGCGCGTCTGTCGCAAAGTGGTGATCCGGCCGGGCGCAAGCGCATGATTGAAAGCAACCTGCGTCTGGTGGTGAAAATCGCCCGACGTTATGTCAATCGTGGGCTTTCGCTGCTGGACCTGATCGAAGAGGGCAACCTCGGTTTGATCCGGGCGGTGGAGAAGTTCGATCCGGAGCGCGGTTTCCGCTTCTCGACCTATGCCACCTGGTGGATCCGTCAAACCATCGAACGGGCAATCATGAATCAGACCCGGACTATCCGGCTGCCGATTCATGTGGTCAAAGAGCTCAACGTCTACCTGCGGGCAGCACGGGAGCTGACACAGAAACTCGACCATGAACCCTCCCCTGAAGAAATCGCCAACCTGCTGGAGAAACCGGTAGGTGAGGTCAAGCGCATGCTGGGCTTGAACGAGCGGGTTTCTTCAGTCGACGTCTCGCTGGGTCCGGATTCGGATAAAACCCTGCTGGACACCCTCACCGACGATCGCCCTACCGATCCGTGCGAGCTGCTACAGGATGACGACCTGTCGCAAAGCATCGATCAGTGGCTTTCCGAATTGACCGACAAGCAGCGTGAAGTGGTGGTTCGCCGCTTCGGCTTGCGCGGCCATGAGAGCAGCACCCTGGAAGATGTGGGCCTGGAGATCGGGCTTACCCGAGAGCGGGTACGCCAGATCCAGGTCGAAGGTCTCAAGCGTCTGCGTGAGATCCTCGAGAAGAATGGCCTGTCCAGCGAGTCGCTGTTCCAGTAA
- a CDS encoding protein-L-isoaspartate(D-aspartate) O-methyltransferase — protein MTSQRTRERLIQRLYDEGLSNTQVLEVIRRTPRHLFVDEALAHRAYEDTALPIGHNQTISQPYMVARMSELLLAAGPLDKVLEIGTGSGYQTAVLSQLVERVFSVERIKVLQDRAKERLVELNLRNVVFRWGDGWEGWPALAPYNGIIVTAVATDIPQALLDQLAPGGRMVIPVGAGEVQQLMLVIREEQGFSRQVLGAVRFVPLLNGPLA, from the coding sequence ATGACTTCCCAGCGTACCCGCGAACGCTTGATCCAGCGTCTTTACGATGAAGGCCTGTCCAACACCCAGGTGCTGGAAGTCATTCGGCGTACGCCGCGGCATCTGTTCGTCGACGAGGCCCTGGCGCATCGGGCCTATGAAGACACGGCCTTGCCGATCGGGCACAACCAGACGATCTCGCAGCCTTATATGGTGGCGCGCATGAGCGAACTACTGCTGGCGGCCGGCCCGTTGGACAAGGTGCTGGAGATCGGCACCGGCTCGGGTTACCAGACGGCGGTGTTGTCGCAGCTGGTGGAGCGGGTGTTCTCGGTCGAGCGCATCAAGGTGTTGCAGGACCGGGCCAAGGAACGTCTGGTCGAGCTGAACCTGCGCAACGTGGTATTCCGCTGGGGCGACGGCTGGGAAGGCTGGCCGGCGCTGGCGCCGTACAACGGGATCATCGTGACGGCGGTCGCCACCGACATCCCTCAGGCCCTGCTGGACCAATTGGCGCCGGGGGGGCGGATGGTGATTCCGGTCGGTGCCGGCGAAGTACAGCAACTGATGCTGGTCATTCGTGAAGAGCAGGGGTTTTCGCGGCAGGTTCTCGGCGCGGTTCGCTTCGTTCCCTTGCTCAACGGGCCGTTGGCCTGA
- the surE gene encoding 5'/3'-nucleotidase SurE has product MRILISNDDGVTAPGLAALHAALADYAECVVIAPDQDKSGASSSLTLDRPLHPHTLSNGFISINGTPTDCVHLGLNGLLERDPDMVVSGINLGANLGDDVLYSGTVAAALEGRFLGLPAFAFSFVSRQVDNLPTAAYFARKLVEAHGQLNLPPRTVLNVNIPNLPLDHIRGIQLTRLGHRARAAAPMKTVDPRGKAGYWIAAAGDAEDGGPGTDFHAIMQGYVSVTPLQLDRTFNDAFRSLDGWLEGLR; this is encoded by the coding sequence ATGCGTATTCTGATTTCTAACGACGATGGTGTAACAGCACCCGGTCTCGCCGCGCTTCATGCTGCGCTGGCGGATTACGCCGAGTGTGTGGTGATCGCCCCGGACCAGGACAAAAGCGGCGCCAGCAGCTCGCTGACGCTCGACCGGCCGTTGCACCCGCACACCTTGAGTAACGGTTTCATCAGTATCAATGGCACCCCCACCGACTGCGTGCACCTGGGCCTCAACGGGCTGCTGGAACGCGATCCGGACATGGTCGTATCCGGAATCAACCTCGGGGCGAACCTGGGTGACGACGTGCTGTATTCCGGCACTGTCGCCGCGGCCCTGGAAGGGCGTTTTCTGGGGCTTCCGGCATTTGCCTTTTCGTTTGTCTCGCGTCAGGTGGATAATCTGCCGACGGCTGCCTATTTCGCCCGCAAACTGGTCGAGGCCCATGGGCAGCTGAACCTTCCACCACGTACCGTGCTGAACGTGAACATTCCCAATCTGCCCCTCGACCACATTCGCGGCATTCAGCTGACCCGCCTGGGCCACCGTGCCCGTGCGGCGGCGCCGATGAAGACGGTCGATCCTCGCGGCAAGGCCGGTTACTGGATCGCCGCGGCGGGGGATGCCGAGGACGGCGGCCCGGGGACTGACTTCCACGCCATCATGCAGGGTTATGTCTCGGTCACGCCGTTGCAGCTCGATCGCACCTTCAACGATGCTTTCAGAAGTCTTGATGGCTGGCTGGAGGGGCTGCGCTGA